Genomic segment of Populus nigra chromosome 6, ddPopNigr1.1, whole genome shotgun sequence:
AAAGGATTACGAAAGGCTAGAGAGGTTAGATCCCAGCTGCTAGACATTCTCAAGACATTAAAAATCCCGCTAACATCCTGTGGGTATGATTGGGACGTTGTACGGAAAGCCATCTGCTCTGCATATTTCCACAATTCAGCGAGATTAAAGGGTGTCGGGGAGTATGTTAATTGCCGGAACGGAATGCCTTGTCATTTACACCCAAGCAGTGCTCTTTATGGTTTAGGCTACACTCCAGATTATGTAGTTTATCATGAATTGATCTTGACAACAAAGGAGTACATGCAATGCGCCACTGCAGTGGAGCCCCAGTGGTTGGCTGAGCTGGGACCAATGTTTTTCTCTGTGAAAGATTCAGACACATCAATGCTGGAGCACAAGCGAAAgcagaaagaagagaaaacagcAATGGAAGAGGAAATGGAGAATTTGAGGAAGGTGCAAGCCGAGACGGACAGAGAAAGTAGGGAGAAGGAAAGGGAGAAGAGGGCAAAGCGGCAGCAACAAGTCTCAATGCCTGGGTTGAAGAAAGGCTCTTCCACATACTTGAGACCGAAGAAGTTCGGTTTGTAAATGTAAATTATTTTGTACTTCTGGTCAACTGTTACCAACTCCTGCCAGAAAATAGGAATGTTATACGAGAGAATTTTGCCCCCCTCAGGTGTAAAAAGAACAACGAAATTAGAGTTGCTGATTGTAAGAGTATACGAGTGCTTGGTAATTGATGTCAAGGTTTACTGACAGCATTTGAATCATTTCATGCGATGTCTTAAAATTGTAACAAATCATGTCATGTTTCTGTCCTGGTTATGCAGATTGGTCGATGGGTATTAGCTACATGGAAATGTGTGCTGTGTAGCAGAAATATCGTGTTGCGAGCCTGTGATGGGCCGAGCCGAAGGCGTGCCTTCATTTAGCTTGGACTGAATATTTTCCAAGAGCCGGGGTCTCCTTCCGAATTAACCTCCTATAATACTAAAAACCTTGGGAAATTAATGATGCTCcactatttataaatatttatttttattttcaattcagccttctctttttttcttcaatttctcctttttaaaattttattcttttttcctctcacaattttatctttttttttctcatgtatttggattttttttacagttattcagattatttttatattgttaaacTAATTAgatcatatcaaaattatttgaatacagtttaattttaaatccaagCCAGACCAAGTTAGTTAGgtcatattaatataaattttctataatttaattttaaaccactGGATAAAAAGTGAGctcataagattttttattatttttatcattttatttcttttaattttattcttgatatttttatcgATAAATCAGATTGTTTTTAAACCTATCATGTTAATCAGATCACATTGGAATAATTTTTAtacggtttaattttaaatctgaattggataaaaaatcaaatcaaaacattttcaaGTTAACTCATCAGGATATgtttattatcaatattaaataattttatataacttaaatatttttactacgtttttttttattgaaattccaGCGTAACGTTTATATAGTGCAATTTATTTCCCgtggtatttttttttgcctttcccGATACCAGAGATAACTAACtactttaaattgttattttattttattattcttattttatttttaatatagcagACCACCTCGCTGGTCATGTTGATCTTTATTAAAATCTCCGGAGTAGGGTATTTTTTAGGTTTCCAATGGCCGTGCACACAAATTTTTTCATATACCCAAATTTTTTCCCCCTATGTACACATGATTTTTCTATGCAAAgtagatattatattttattataaaaactgTACAATAACCTTCACATAACACAATAGCCAACTCGTAACTAGCCAATAATAACTCTGATTTTTACaccaataatataatatatttaaaaacaaattcaaagaaatGCATGTATAAATACATGAAGTCACGAAACAAGCAAGTCAAGGCAAACGGAGGGCATGTAATACGCCACTGCAGTGGAGCCCAATGGTTGGCCAAGTAAGGTGCAAGCCGAGACAAACAGAGAAAGCGAGGGTTAGGGAGGGGAGGGCAGGGGAGCAACAAAAGttactgttgttttttttcgaGTAAAGCACTCACAATGTCCGagtgtttaaattatttgattttattaaatatattgttgttttgttAGTTGATGATTATACTCTTAAAGCAATACAAAAGTTTAAAGGTTGTTTTCCttcgaaaattaggtttttttagttttaaggtttaaataTGTTTTGGTCTGTCTActttaatcttcttttttctaattttaaattattttgtttctttttttctcaataaaaaaaaataaaaattctaatcttgttttatttttattttgaaatataaatggTATACATGGTATCATTTGAACCTTTTAATTAGAGAGAGATTTAATCCCAACGAACTATTCTAAGAGGGTTCCATTTGATCAAATTTTGAAAGTCAAAGGATATACTACATGTAGATTatccaaaactataattataatcACCTTATTAAATTTCAAACTCCCAAGTTTGAAATTATGATGGACTAGTGAAGGTTTTGGGAAAGAAGAAAGCCATCCCTGAGTTAATCAGGGCATGATTACTCAATTAATCTGAAGTCCATGTCTCCCTACCAGAACCAgcccaaataagaaaaatcgCTACAAGCCAGCGCAGAGCTCACACCGAAATACCTTCTGTTGCTTGTGAGGGAGGGAGGCAAGTAGCCCATAGAGAAAGCCCAAAGCGACATTTCTACCAGATTCAAATGCTTTTTAACCCATTCATGCCGCCAGCAGCACAAAACAGAGGATtgatgaaaggaacttgatcctcatttttatcCTATCATTAGGCACTCCAGAGGTATATTTCTAGATTGACCGCATACACGTTGAATGTAACATTATTTCAGAGATGCATGTCCAAATTTCACATGAGAAGAAGAGccaaaaagacaaaacaaaaaccaaatcacTTATCAAATTCGTAACTACACTTTCATAGAAGCTTGAAGCATTCGCTAAAATTGTAGCGTCAGCTAATGCAGTAAACCTCTCGCggtatttctttaattatgtgCTGCCACCAACGCCATGTGCTCGATAAGGTCCAGCACTCGGTTGCTGTAAAAAAGAGCAATCCAGGTTGTCATTCATCATTACTGTAAAACCAACCACAATTTACATCCAGTAAATACATCCAGTAAAAGAAAGATGCTATACCTGTAACCCCACTCGTTGTCGTACCAAGAAACAAGCTTCATGAAGGAAGTACTCAATCCTATACCAGCTTTGGCATCAAATATGCTTGACCTGGAATGAAACCAGTGCGTTAGAACACAGAAGGAAATTTGGTTAATTAGCTAAGAAGTTTGTCTTACCTCATTATAGTTCACATTCAGCAgttatgtttttagtttttaaatcatAGACATGTGACTAGCATGAAACTTCTAATATTTGAAGGACTAAGACTGTATGAGGTAGTTGAAGAGGTTTTTCTTCAGACCCTCCAATATCCATGCAATTGTATTCCAGCTTCAATCTCATCTAATACTACGTTCTGCTctttatttgatttcatttcatcTTTCCTTAAATCAGATCAGCGCCACTGGAAGATCAGATAAAAGATAGAAAAGGCACAGGTCGTGGAAAGCCAGAGTAGGCAATTATAGGCCAAAAAGTAGCAGCACAGTAGGGTGTCAATTAACATGATATCTGAAGTTTTCCAGGATACATGAGCGTGGCATTATAAAATTTGTTGAAAAGTGCAATCAATAGAAATCATAAACCAAGCATTCTTAACAAATGATTAAAACAGCAACGATATTTTCAAACAGAAATGAGTTGGCCAGAGGAACTTGACACTGCTAGGATCAGAAAAGAAACCCTACctattaatgatatcaatagtTGTTCAAAATGAAGCAACCCAGCACGCACGCACACACACGCAGAGGGACAACTAAAGGAAGGGAGATTTACCTTGAGTCACCAAGAAAATCACTGGAGACAACATCATCGTCAGTATACCCAAGAATGCCCTTAAGTGGGCCCTCCGATGCGTACCTGGATttgaaaatcacaattttaacTCAGTTGTTGCCACTAAACTATAACCAGCAAACTATCAAAGCCCTCCATTCTGGCCCAACCCCAAACcaaaattcagaaaaatatgTGAAGATAAAAACTAGCAGATTTACTTAATAGCTGCCTTGACATCTTCATATGATGCACTCTTCTCAAGTCGACAAGTTAAGTCCACGACAGAAACATTAGGTGTTGGGACACGGAAGGCCATTCCAGTAAGTTTTCCGTTAAGTTCTGGAAGAACTTTTCCAACAGCCTACAATAccaaaaaacatgtttatatgCCTTTTTGCCAAACAACTTAAGTTGGACAAAATCTCAAGTTTGTATATTCAATTCCATACCTTTGCAGCGCCAGTGGAACTGGGAATGATATTTTGTGCTGCTCCTCGGCCACCACGCCAATCCTTCCTTGATGGACCATCTACAGTCTTTTGAgttgctggaaaaaaaaattcgttACACACCTATGCAAGACAATGTGCTGAACAAAAACCCCATGAATGCAGGAATATGCATGGGAGACAGACCTGTGGTTGCATGGACAGTTGTCATTAAACCTTCAATGATACCAAATTCCTCATGAACAACCTGAGAAATGAATTTACAAGAAATTAAGGGATGTTAAAGAGGTAAAGGAGTTGCTTATATATTTACaagcaaaaagaaataaaaattgcacAAACTGATTGGATCTGCAAGAGTATCGTGTAAAGAAATACAGGGGAAAAACTGCAAGTGAGGTTTTCCCAACAAGTGACCGGTAGAACAGAAAAGGAGTAATAAACCTTGAAACTTCAAAATGAGATCAGACCTTAGCAAGAGGAGCAAGGCAATTGGTAGTGCAACTTGCATTGGAAACAATGTCCATGTTTGGCTTGTATGTCTTCTCATTTACTCCAACTACAAACATCGGAGCATCAGCTGAGGGAGCTGATATGACCACTTTCTTCGCACCACCCTGCAGAGCAATGTCACAAAGAGCTCAATTTGTCGTGCATGGATCTTGATAtcagagagacagagagagcagAGACTAGGAGAAATTAAGGGCAATAACAGTTAATACCAACCTTCATGTGAGCTGCAGCCTTCTCAACTGTAGTGAAAATACCAGATGATTCAACCACATACTCGGCCCCAAAATCACCCCAAGGGATCTCTGTGGGATCCCTGGATATATGAGTTTAAACGTTAGATCAAAGTGCTAATATTGCAATAAAACCTCTATCGAGATTCATGTTGACAATTGATTCAAGATGCTAAGAAATAAGTTACAGTAAGCCAACACATATTTCAGGTCCTGTACAGATATGAGCGCAAAAATAAATCCCCAGAAGCAGTACC
This window contains:
- the LOC133697780 gene encoding glyceraldehyde-3-phosphate dehydrogenase GAPCP2, chloroplastic-like translates to MAFSCLLRSTPAAPLVEASRSDFSPSPSDRFKVSSVSFNSLKSISGTSIPTGSSSLQTCSGRSIQPIKATATEMPPTVLKSRADGKTKIGINGFGRIGRLVLRVATFRDDIDVVAVNDPFIDANYMAYMFKYDSTHGVFSGTIKVLDDSNLEINGKQIKITSKRDPTEIPWGDFGAEYVVESSGIFTTVEKAAAHMKGGAKKVVISAPSADAPMFVVGVNEKTYKPNMDIVSNASCTTNCLAPLAKVVHEEFGIIEGLMTTVHATTATQKTVDGPSRKDWRGGRGAAQNIIPSSTGAAKAVGKVLPELNGKLTGMAFRVPTPNVSVVDLTCRLEKSASYEDVKAAIKYASEGPLKGILGYTDDDVVSSDFLGDSRSSIFDAKAGIGLSTSFMKLVSWYDNEWGYSNRVLDLIEHMALVAAHN